In Bradyrhizobium erythrophlei, a single genomic region encodes these proteins:
- a CDS encoding MBL fold metallo-hydrolase — protein MTLTLTILGCGSSAGVPRPALGWGACDPANPKNRRLRCSLLVEQAGAAGTTRVLIDTSPDLREQLISTNVDHIDAVFLTHEHADQTHGIDDLRSVVLHQRRRIPTYFNMSTAKDIMARFSYCFITPEGSEYPPILDRHSIEAGETRTIEGKGGAVALSAFDLAHGRIPALGYRIGSAAYTPDVSDIPEASWPSLENLDLWIIDGLRYAGHPSHFSVSDALSWLDRFKPKRAVITNMHSDLDYEVLRQSLPKGVVPAYDAMRLQVR, from the coding sequence ATGACGCTCACGCTCACCATTCTCGGCTGCGGATCGTCGGCCGGCGTGCCGCGGCCGGCGCTCGGCTGGGGTGCCTGCGATCCGGCAAATCCGAAAAACCGCAGACTGCGCTGTTCGCTCCTGGTCGAGCAAGCGGGCGCGGCCGGCACGACGAGGGTCCTGATCGACACGTCGCCGGATCTGCGCGAACAGTTGATCAGCACCAACGTCGACCACATCGATGCGGTGTTCCTGACCCATGAGCATGCCGATCAAACCCACGGGATCGACGATCTGCGTTCCGTGGTGCTGCATCAGCGCCGGCGCATTCCGACCTATTTCAACATGTCCACCGCCAAGGACATCATGGCGCGGTTCTCGTACTGCTTCATAACCCCGGAAGGCAGCGAATATCCGCCGATCCTCGATCGCCATTCGATCGAGGCGGGCGAGACGCGGACGATCGAGGGAAAAGGCGGCGCCGTGGCGCTCTCGGCGTTCGACCTCGCCCACGGCAGGATTCCCGCACTCGGCTATCGGATCGGTTCAGCCGCCTATACGCCCGACGTCAGCGACATTCCGGAAGCGAGCTGGCCGTCCCTCGAAAACCTCGACCTCTGGATTATCGATGGCTTGCGTTATGCCGGTCATCCCAGCCACTTCAGTGTCAGCGATGCGCTGTCGTGGCTGGACCGCTTCAAACCGAAGCGTGCGGTGATCACCAACATGCATTCCGACCTCGACTACGAGGTGCTGCGGCAGAGCCTGCCCAAAGGCGTCGTACCGGCTTACGATGCCATGCGGCTGCAGGTTCGCTAG
- a CDS encoding GAF domain-containing protein → MTVRLRDLHTCFEGVIPSIIATASQVGVPNISYLSHVALVDDEHVALSDQFFSKTAANIRANNNAAVMLVDPRDGSQYRLSVVFERSLDSGPLYETMAAELRASSAQVGMADVMRLRGVDIYRVASAEAIPTPGAAVATSSPATSLYLAAAATLNGRISEASEIDAIVDAVLDGPRDSFGCANSMLLLKYPAGERLVTVGSRGYSWTGIGSEVAIGEAIIGTAAAERRTIRISDMSRIRRFGNAIRASAVDENQTRTIALPGIADAMSQMALPMIAGGVLRGVLFLENRERLAFPRDVEMALSILASNAAAALALADNTSANEQSLVTSQGNGALAGRPFSVIHHLFDDSVFIDGEYLIKGVSGRLLVHLLGLHLREGRADFTNREMRLSDELRLPDFKDNLETRLLLLRRRLEEKAAPIRLVKTGRGKLRLEIAGPALLESR, encoded by the coding sequence ATGACGGTCCGCCTACGTGACCTCCACACCTGCTTCGAGGGCGTCATTCCCTCGATCATCGCGACGGCGTCGCAAGTTGGCGTTCCTAACATCTCCTACCTCTCGCATGTCGCGCTCGTCGATGACGAGCACGTAGCGCTCTCGGACCAATTCTTCTCGAAGACCGCCGCCAACATCCGCGCCAACAACAACGCCGCCGTCATGCTGGTCGATCCGCGTGATGGCAGCCAATACCGGCTGTCCGTGGTCTTTGAGCGCTCGCTCGACAGCGGCCCGCTGTACGAAACGATGGCGGCTGAGCTCCGCGCCAGCAGCGCACAAGTCGGGATGGCCGACGTGATGCGCTTGCGCGGCGTGGACATTTACCGCGTTGCGTCAGCGGAGGCCATTCCGACGCCGGGCGCGGCCGTCGCAACCTCGTCGCCGGCGACGAGCCTTTATCTCGCTGCAGCGGCGACGCTCAACGGTCGCATCTCCGAGGCAAGCGAAATCGACGCAATCGTCGACGCGGTGCTGGATGGACCGCGCGACAGCTTCGGCTGCGCCAACTCGATGCTGCTCCTGAAATATCCCGCTGGCGAACGTCTGGTGACCGTCGGTAGTCGCGGCTATTCCTGGACCGGCATCGGCTCCGAAGTGGCGATCGGCGAAGCAATCATCGGAACGGCGGCAGCCGAGCGCCGCACTATCCGCATCAGCGACATGAGCCGCATTCGCCGGTTCGGTAACGCGATACGCGCGTCGGCGGTTGACGAAAATCAGACGCGCACGATCGCGTTGCCAGGCATAGCGGATGCCATGAGCCAGATGGCGCTGCCTATGATCGCGGGTGGCGTCTTGCGCGGCGTGCTTTTTCTCGAAAACAGGGAGCGTCTCGCTTTCCCGAGAGACGTCGAAATGGCTCTTTCGATCCTGGCAAGCAACGCGGCGGCAGCCCTTGCGCTTGCCGACAATACCAGTGCCAACGAGCAATCGCTGGTCACGTCCCAGGGCAACGGCGCCCTGGCCGGCCGGCCATTTAGCGTCATCCACCATCTTTTTGACGACAGCGTGTTCATTGACGGCGAATACTTGATCAAAGGCGTTTCGGGTCGGCTCCTGGTGCATCTGCTCGGGCTGCATCTGCGAGAGGGACGTGCGGACTTTACCAATCGCGAGATGCGGCTCTCCGACGAATTGCGATTGCCTGATTTCAAGGACAATCTGGAGACTCGCCTGCTCCTGCTCCGACGGCGGCTGGAGGAGAAGGCTGCTCCAATCCGACTAGTCAAAACGGGTCGCGGAAAGCTGAGGTTGGAAATAGCCGGACCGGCGCTTCTTGAGTCGCGATGA
- a CDS encoding pyridoxamine 5'-phosphate oxidase family protein → MPGTDRNSIDAALAAFLESPVMIIVGSCDDGLLPQVARAAGAVVDRATGRIDLIVSGWQWPQTIANVGRNGRLAVTFARPADYVSYQLKGRAAIIPASLAHRERAQHYIEAMTETFAGLGLDRAVAAPWLIDLEPQVLRLAVEAIFVQTPGEKAGSILEPSQ, encoded by the coding sequence ATGCCGGGAACAGACCGCAACTCGATCGACGCCGCGCTGGCGGCCTTCCTGGAAAGCCCGGTGATGATCATCGTCGGAAGCTGCGACGATGGCCTGCTGCCGCAGGTTGCCCGGGCGGCCGGCGCTGTCGTCGATCGTGCCACAGGTCGCATCGACCTCATTGTCTCGGGCTGGCAATGGCCGCAGACCATCGCCAACGTCGGGCGCAATGGGCGTCTCGCCGTCACCTTCGCGCGGCCCGCCGACTATGTCTCGTACCAGCTGAAAGGTCGTGCCGCGATCATTCCCGCTTCCCTCGCCCATCGGGAGCGCGCGCAGCACTACATCGAGGCGATGACCGAGACGTTCGCGGGGCTCGGTCTCGATCGGGCGGTCGCGGCGCCTTGGCTCATCGACCTGGAGCCGCAGGTCTTGCGCCTCGCGGTCGAGGCGATTTTCGTGCAGACGCCGGGCGAGAAGGCCGGCAGTATCCTCGAGCCGTCTCAATGA
- a CDS encoding flavin-containing monooxygenase: protein MNASLDPIHMPQRTVAVIGGGPAGLVAARFLKKHGFDPVVFEAAAAVGGQWNAGSPSSAVWPGMCTNTSRVLTAFSDLDHLEGASVYPSQIDMLAYLQQYAEKAGLAPHLRLSTRVEGLDQCAGKGWIVRSRRGESTVSELFPRVVVATGCCTAPDVPTVAGLSGFAGRSGAIHSSQYKGAEPYRGQSVLVAGCSISALEIASELAASGAKVCVAMRRQRYVLQKLLAGVPTDHVAFTRFAAQAGRVLPPEAIAAGMKQMVLQNCGSPEQFGAPKPDENIFAAGLTQSQNYLALVAEGRIRSRPWLEAVDGQTVRFADQSSEVFDAIILGTGFKLMLPFVSEAIAATLGLDGYHVDLHDHTLHPDLDGLGFIGLYPLVGPYFPVLELQARWLAYLWAGLRPMPSIETMQEGVSTARERRSGPRDVPMHALATLFATHAGVEPRPAAWPTLERALWFGPLSPASFRLTGPDAEPDAPTRAMMAARSFNAIIGDALTPEETARVKSVTATPDVRAA, encoded by the coding sequence ATGAATGCTTCTCTCGATCCGATCCATATGCCCCAACGAACCGTCGCCGTGATCGGCGGCGGCCCGGCCGGCCTTGTCGCAGCGCGCTTCCTCAAAAAGCACGGCTTCGATCCGGTCGTTTTCGAGGCTGCAGCGGCGGTAGGCGGGCAATGGAATGCGGGCTCGCCTTCGAGCGCTGTCTGGCCGGGCATGTGCACCAATACGAGCCGCGTACTGACCGCCTTCAGCGATCTCGATCATCTTGAAGGCGCCAGTGTCTATCCGAGCCAGATCGACATGCTGGCCTACCTGCAGCAATACGCCGAGAAGGCCGGCCTTGCGCCCCATCTCCGGCTGTCGACCCGCGTCGAAGGATTGGATCAGTGTGCCGGGAAAGGCTGGATCGTCCGCTCGCGACGCGGCGAGAGCACTGTATCGGAACTCTTTCCGCGCGTCGTGGTCGCAACGGGCTGCTGCACGGCACCCGACGTACCCACAGTTGCCGGGCTGAGTGGTTTTGCCGGCCGCAGCGGCGCCATCCATAGCTCCCAATATAAAGGGGCCGAGCCCTATCGCGGGCAATCCGTGCTCGTTGCCGGCTGTTCAATCAGCGCGCTCGAAATCGCAAGCGAATTGGCGGCATCGGGCGCAAAGGTCTGCGTCGCCATGCGTCGCCAGCGCTATGTCCTGCAAAAGCTCCTTGCCGGGGTGCCGACGGATCACGTTGCTTTCACGCGTTTTGCCGCACAAGCCGGACGGGTGCTGCCGCCGGAGGCGATCGCGGCGGGAATGAAACAAATGGTGCTGCAGAACTGCGGCAGCCCTGAGCAATTTGGTGCTCCGAAGCCAGACGAAAACATCTTCGCCGCCGGCTTGACCCAGTCGCAGAATTATCTGGCATTGGTGGCGGAAGGACGAATCCGATCACGGCCGTGGCTCGAAGCGGTCGACGGCCAAACCGTGCGCTTTGCCGACCAATCCAGCGAGGTCTTCGACGCGATCATTCTCGGCACCGGCTTCAAGCTCATGCTGCCGTTCGTCAGCGAGGCGATCGCGGCGACCCTGGGCCTCGACGGCTACCACGTCGACCTGCACGACCATACACTGCATCCCGATCTGGATGGTCTCGGTTTCATCGGCCTTTATCCACTAGTCGGCCCCTACTTCCCGGTGCTTGAATTGCAGGCGCGCTGGCTTGCTTATTTGTGGGCAGGGCTGCGGCCGATGCCGTCCATCGAAACGATGCAAGAGGGCGTTTCGACGGCAAGAGAACGTCGAAGTGGTCCGCGTGATGTTCCCATGCACGCGCTAGCAACGCTCTTTGCCACCCATGCTGGTGTCGAGCCGCGTCCCGCGGCTTGGCCCACGCTCGAACGCGCATTGTGGTTCGGCCCGTTGTCACCGGCCTCGTTCCGTCTGACCGGCCCCGATGCCGAACCGGACGCGCCAACCCGCGCCATGATGGCGGCGCGTTCTTTCAACGCGATCATCGGGGACGCGCTCACGCCCGAGGAGACGGCGCGTGTGAAGTCCGTGACTGCAACGCCCGACGTGCGAGCCGCATGA
- a CDS encoding ABC transporter substrate-binding protein, whose protein sequence is MSKLQLSVAIGDYDRMRPLVDGLVQIDSVDAQFMLLDPEEIFFRAFRHADFDVCELSLSSYSVKTAAGASPYVAVPVFPSRAFRHTSVYVRTDRIKSPADLKGRRIGVPEYQLTANIWVRLFLEEDYGIRPSDVTWVRGGYEHPGRIEKISLNLPSDVRVENARPDATISDLLASGELDAVIGPRAPSCFDRGHPYVGYLFADPQATATEWYRRTRLFPIMHTLGIRRTLVDKHPWLPVAVYKAFERSKAIALTKLSDTSATKVTLPFVEEQLGAARRLMGEDFWSYGLEPNREVLRRFLERHHAEGLSSRLVAPEELFHPSALELHKI, encoded by the coding sequence ATGAGCAAATTGCAGCTTTCCGTCGCGATCGGTGACTATGACCGGATGCGCCCCCTGGTCGATGGCCTGGTCCAGATCGACAGCGTGGATGCGCAGTTCATGCTGCTCGATCCGGAAGAGATATTCTTCCGCGCGTTCCGTCACGCCGATTTCGACGTCTGCGAATTGTCGCTTTCGAGCTATTCGGTGAAGACCGCGGCCGGCGCCAGCCCCTATGTCGCCGTGCCGGTGTTTCCGTCCCGCGCCTTCCGCCATACCTCCGTCTACGTACGCACCGACCGGATCAAATCCCCGGCCGATTTGAAAGGACGCCGCATTGGCGTGCCGGAATATCAACTGACGGCCAACATCTGGGTTCGCCTCTTTCTTGAAGAGGATTACGGAATTCGTCCCTCCGACGTCACCTGGGTGCGCGGCGGCTACGAGCATCCCGGAAGGATCGAAAAGATCAGCCTCAATCTGCCGTCCGATGTCCGGGTCGAGAATGCGCGACCGGACGCCACCATCTCGGATCTACTGGCGAGCGGCGAACTCGATGCCGTGATCGGGCCCCGTGCCCCCTCCTGTTTCGATCGCGGGCATCCCTATGTCGGCTATCTCTTCGCCGACCCGCAGGCGACCGCGACCGAATGGTATCGGCGGACCCGCCTCTTCCCCATCATGCATACGCTCGGCATTCGCCGCACGCTGGTCGACAAGCATCCGTGGCTGCCGGTTGCGGTCTATAAGGCGTTCGAACGCTCGAAGGCGATCGCGCTGACCAAGCTTTCGGACACTTCCGCCACCAAGGTGACGCTACCCTTTGTCGAGGAGCAATTGGGCGCGGCGCGCCGTCTGATGGGCGAGGATTTCTGGTCGTATGGACTGGAGCCCAACCGCGAGGTGCTCAGGCGCTTTCTGGAGCGCCATCACGCCGAAGGATTGTCCTCGCGGCTTGTGGCGCCGGAAGAACTATTCCATCCTTCCGCGCTCGAACTGCACAAGATCTAG
- a CDS encoding class II aldolase/adducin family protein, producing MSHAVTESLTTTIRELVDANHILFDQGVVDGFGHVSVRHPERPDRFLLARSMAPALVTEKDILEFDFDGNPVVPNGPAPYLERFIHGEIYRKRKDVNSVVHSHSPSVVPFSVVPTVKLRPVCHMCGFLSEKGAPIFEIRDFAGPGSDLLITSQKLGAALADSLGNEPAVLMRGHGSTVVAGTIRQAVFRAVYTEIGARLQMEAMKLGPVTYLTEEETVGTTKTISTQYDRSWFLWLKAARNSPMSQ from the coding sequence ATGTCCCATGCCGTAACCGAAAGCCTCACAACGACCATCCGCGAGCTGGTCGATGCCAACCATATCTTGTTCGATCAGGGCGTGGTGGATGGCTTCGGTCATGTCAGCGTACGGCATCCGGAAAGGCCCGACCGGTTTCTGCTGGCGCGGAGCATGGCGCCAGCGCTCGTCACCGAAAAGGACATCCTGGAATTCGACTTCGACGGCAATCCCGTCGTGCCCAACGGACCTGCGCCCTATCTGGAACGGTTCATTCACGGCGAAATCTACCGCAAACGGAAGGACGTGAATTCGGTCGTGCACAGCCATTCGCCCTCGGTCGTGCCGTTCAGCGTGGTCCCGACCGTCAAGTTGCGCCCGGTCTGCCATATGTGCGGTTTCCTCAGCGAAAAGGGGGCGCCGATTTTCGAAATCCGCGATTTCGCGGGCCCCGGCAGCGACCTCCTGATCACGAGCCAGAAGCTTGGCGCGGCGCTTGCCGATAGCCTCGGCAATGAGCCTGCTGTTCTGATGCGCGGCCACGGCTCGACGGTTGTCGCCGGAACGATCCGTCAGGCGGTGTTCCGCGCTGTTTACACCGAGATTGGCGCGCGGCTGCAAATGGAAGCGATGAAGCTCGGGCCGGTCACTTACCTCACGGAAGAAGAGACCGTCGGGACCACCAAGACCATCTCTACGCAGTACGACCGCTCCTGGTTCCTCTGGCTCAAGGCGGCGCGAAACAGCCCGATGTCGCAGTAA
- a CDS encoding acyl-CoA synthetase produces the protein MAGPQNQYDIGLAKTPANFVALTPLSFLARTAAIYPSHTSTVYEGRSFTWSQTYARCRRFAAYLAGRGIGPGDTVAAMLPNIPAMNEAHFAVPMTGAVLNTLNIRLDAAAIAFQLDHGGARIVLVDPEFAGVISDALKQMKGARPFVIDVDDEAFGIKRIGEIEYEAALAQGDEGFVPRPPADEWDAIALSYTSGTTGNPKGVVTHHRGAYLNAVSNILAANLGPHPVYLWTLPMFHCNGWCFPWTVAALAGINVCLRKVDPAKIFGLIPKHGVTHMCGAPIVYNTLINAPDAPKKSEAHPVVGLIAGAAPPVAVLEGAERIGVRLTHVYGLTETYGPASFCAEQPGWDDLAADQRAQLKRRQGVSYPLQEAVTVIDPETMREVPRDGETIGEVMFRGNIVMKGYLKNDKATREAFAGGWFHTGDLGVLDEDGYVIIKDRSKDIIISGGENVSSVEVEDVLYKHPSVLFAAVVAKPDAKWGEVPCAFIELKENAQASEADIIAFCRAQMPGFKTPKAVVFGPIPKTSTGKIQKFILRDQVHSAKAIQS, from the coding sequence ATGGCAGGACCACAGAACCAGTACGATATCGGCCTCGCGAAGACGCCGGCCAATTTCGTCGCGCTGACACCCCTGAGCTTTCTGGCGCGCACGGCCGCGATCTATCCCAGCCACACCAGCACGGTCTACGAGGGCCGCAGCTTCACCTGGTCGCAGACCTATGCACGTTGTCGCCGCTTTGCCGCGTATCTCGCCGGTCGTGGCATCGGTCCGGGCGATACGGTTGCCGCGATGCTTCCGAATATCCCGGCGATGAACGAGGCGCATTTTGCCGTGCCGATGACAGGTGCCGTGCTCAATACGCTCAATATCCGGCTTGACGCGGCTGCCATCGCCTTTCAGCTCGACCATGGCGGCGCCAGGATCGTTCTGGTCGATCCGGAATTTGCCGGTGTGATTTCGGACGCGCTGAAACAAATGAAAGGCGCCAGGCCGTTCGTGATCGACGTCGATGACGAGGCCTTCGGTATCAAACGGATCGGCGAAATCGAATATGAGGCAGCGCTCGCGCAAGGCGACGAAGGGTTTGTTCCCCGCCCGCCTGCAGATGAATGGGACGCGATCGCGCTAAGCTATACGTCCGGCACGACCGGAAATCCCAAGGGGGTGGTGACGCACCATCGCGGTGCGTACCTCAACGCGGTCAGCAACATCCTCGCGGCGAATCTCGGACCGCACCCGGTCTATCTCTGGACGCTGCCGATGTTTCATTGCAACGGCTGGTGCTTTCCGTGGACAGTTGCCGCTTTGGCCGGGATCAATGTGTGCCTGCGCAAGGTCGATCCAGCAAAGATCTTCGGATTGATTCCGAAACACGGCGTGACGCATATGTGCGGTGCGCCGATCGTCTACAACACGCTGATCAATGCCCCCGACGCGCCGAAGAAGTCAGAAGCCCATCCGGTGGTCGGGTTGATCGCGGGCGCGGCGCCTCCGGTCGCCGTTCTCGAGGGCGCCGAGCGCATCGGCGTCAGGCTTACCCATGTCTACGGATTGACCGAGACCTATGGTCCGGCTTCTTTCTGTGCCGAGCAACCCGGTTGGGACGATCTCGCCGCTGATCAACGCGCGCAGCTCAAGCGCCGGCAGGGCGTCTCCTACCCGCTCCAGGAAGCCGTGACCGTCATCGATCCCGAAACCATGCGCGAAGTGCCGCGCGACGGCGAGACCATCGGCGAGGTGATGTTCCGCGGCAATATCGTGATGAAGGGCTATCTCAAGAACGACAAGGCCACACGTGAAGCCTTTGCCGGCGGCTGGTTTCATACCGGCGATCTCGGCGTGCTCGACGAGGACGGCTACGTCATCATCAAGGACCGCTCCAAGGACATCATCATTTCCGGCGGTGAGAACGTCTCCTCCGTTGAGGTCGAGGATGTCCTCTACAAGCATCCGTCCGTGCTGTTCGCCGCCGTCGTCGCCAAGCCGGACGCCAAATGGGGCGAAGTGCCCTGCGCATTCATTGAGCTCAAGGAAAATGCGCAAGCGAGCGAGGCCGACATCATCGCCTTCTGCCGGGCGCAGATGCCCGGATTCAAGACGCCAAAGGCGGTCGTGTTCGGGCCGATCCCGAAGACCTCAACCGGCAAGATCCAGAAATTCATCCTGCGCGATCAGGTCCACTCAGCCAAGGCGATCCAGTCGTAA
- a CDS encoding TRAP transporter large permease subunit, with the protein MINAEVTQAVAGEVVSPRRRAPVAAFERLLGTLVEIPAALLVVAEIVVLFAGVVARYVVQQPLIWSDELASILFLWLAMLGAVVAFRRSEHMRMTAVVASAGPTLRAYLDVVATCAALAFLLLIVAPSYQYAYEESFITTPALQISNSWRAAALPVGICLMVLFALLRLLRVGDARTVVRAVLSVALVVVLFWLASPWLRPLGNLNLVIFFVGVVGFCVFAGVPIAFAFGLAIFGYLALTTRTPLMVLVGRMDEGMSHLILLAVPLFVFLGLLIEMAGMARAMVAFLASLLGHVRGGLHYVLVGAMYLVSGISGSKAADMAAVAPVLFPEMKQRGARPGDLVALLASTGAQTETIPPSLVLITIGSVTGVSISALFTGGLLPGVVLAITLSVLVWWRYRGEDLSHVRRATRAEIFRTFIIALPALALPFVIRYAVVEGVATATEVSTIGIVYGFVVGLLIYRQFDWRRLMPMLIDTACLSGAILLIIGTATGMAWGLTQSGFSRALAAAMTGLPGGSASFIAVSILAFVVLGSVLEGIPAIVLFGPLLFPIARTVGVHEVHYAMIIILAMGIGLFAPPFGVGYYAACAIGRVDPAEGIRPIWGYLLALMAGLIIVAIFPWISIGFL; encoded by the coding sequence ATGATCAATGCCGAGGTAACGCAGGCGGTAGCCGGCGAGGTGGTGTCCCCTCGCCGGCGTGCGCCTGTCGCGGCGTTCGAGCGTTTACTCGGAACGCTTGTCGAGATTCCGGCCGCTTTGCTCGTCGTTGCCGAGATCGTGGTGTTATTCGCCGGGGTCGTGGCGCGTTACGTCGTGCAACAGCCGCTGATCTGGTCCGACGAACTGGCCTCGATCCTGTTCCTGTGGCTGGCGATGCTGGGCGCCGTCGTCGCCTTTCGCCGTTCCGAGCATATGCGGATGACGGCGGTGGTTGCGAGCGCCGGGCCGACTTTAAGGGCCTATCTCGATGTCGTCGCGACCTGCGCGGCGCTGGCTTTCCTGCTTCTTATCGTGGCTCCGAGCTATCAGTACGCCTACGAGGAAAGTTTCATCACGACGCCGGCGTTGCAGATTTCCAATAGCTGGCGTGCTGCGGCATTGCCGGTCGGCATCTGCCTGATGGTGCTGTTTGCGTTGCTGCGCTTGCTGCGGGTTGGCGATGCCAGGACCGTCGTCCGGGCGGTGTTGTCGGTGGCGCTCGTCGTGGTGCTGTTCTGGCTTGCCTCGCCCTGGCTGCGGCCGCTCGGCAATCTTAACCTCGTGATCTTCTTCGTCGGTGTGGTCGGCTTTTGCGTCTTTGCCGGCGTGCCGATCGCGTTTGCGTTCGGATTGGCGATTTTCGGATATCTGGCGCTGACCACCCGCACGCCGCTGATGGTGCTGGTCGGCCGGATGGATGAAGGCATGAGCCATCTGATCCTGCTCGCCGTACCGCTGTTCGTTTTCCTCGGGCTTCTGATCGAGATGGCCGGCATGGCGCGGGCCATGGTGGCGTTTCTGGCGAGCCTGCTCGGCCATGTCCGCGGCGGTTTGCACTATGTGCTGGTTGGCGCGATGTACCTTGTTTCAGGCATTTCCGGGTCCAAGGCCGCCGACATGGCCGCAGTCGCGCCGGTGCTATTCCCTGAAATGAAGCAGCGCGGCGCTCGCCCCGGCGATCTCGTCGCCCTGCTCGCTTCGACCGGCGCGCAAACCGAGACCATCCCGCCAAGCCTGGTGCTGATCACCATCGGCTCGGTGACCGGCGTTTCGATTTCGGCATTGTTCACCGGCGGCCTGCTGCCGGGCGTGGTGCTGGCGATCACGCTGTCGGTGCTGGTGTGGTGGCGCTATCGCGGCGAGGACCTGAGCCATGTCCGGCGGGCGACGCGCGCGGAGATCTTTCGTACCTTCATCATCGCCCTGCCCGCCCTCGCGCTCCCGTTTGTCATCCGCTATGCGGTTGTCGAAGGCGTGGCGACCGCGACAGAAGTTTCCACGATCGGCATCGTCTACGGTTTCGTGGTCGGCCTTCTGATCTATCGCCAGTTCGACTGGCGGCGGCTGATGCCGATGCTGATCGACACCGCCTGCTTGTCCGGCGCAATCCTGCTGATCATTGGAACCGCAACCGGCATGGCCTGGGGCCTGACCCAGTCCGGCTTCTCGCGGGCGCTGGCGGCCGCAATGACCGGCCTGCCCGGCGGCTCCGCCAGCTTCATCGCAGTCTCGATCCTGGCCTTTGTCGTGCTTGGCAGCGTGCTCGAGGGCATTCCGGCCATCGTGCTGTTCGGTCCGCTGTTGTTCCCGATTGCGCGGACTGTCGGCGTGCACGAGGTGCACTACGCCATGATCATCATTCTGGCGATGGGCATCGGGTTGTTCGCTCCGCCGTTCGGGGTCGGTTACTACGCCGCCTGCGCCATCGGCCGCGTCGACCCTGCCGAGGGCATTCGCCCGATCTGGGGCTATTTGCTGGCGCTGATGGCAGGCCTGATAATTGTTGCTATCTTTCCATGGATATCGATCGGCTTCCTTTAG
- a CDS encoding TRAP transporter substrate-binding protein, producing MGFSRRSLLKTTAASAVLSGLGAPFVARAQQAEFTYKFANNLPDTHPLNIRAREMAAAIKTETNGKFDLQIFPNNQLGADTDVLSQLRSGGVEFFTMSGLILATLVPAASINGMGFAFPDYPTVWKAMDGDLGAYVRKEVAKANIIAFEKIWDNGFRQTTSSTKPITGPGDYKGFKIRVPVSPLWTSMFKAFDAAPASINFNEVYSALQTKIVEGQENPLALISTAKLYEVQKFCSLTNHMWDGYWFLANRRALEALSPDIRTVVEKNVNAAALKARVDTEKLNATVREDLAAKGLTFNQPDLTPFREKLRAAGFYSEWKTKYGEEAWAILEKSVGKLS from the coding sequence ATGGGCTTTTCACGACGTTCGCTATTGAAGACCACGGCCGCTTCAGCGGTGCTCAGCGGCCTGGGCGCGCCGTTTGTTGCGCGAGCCCAGCAAGCGGAATTCACCTACAAGTTCGCCAACAACCTGCCGGACACCCATCCACTCAATATCCGTGCGCGGGAGATGGCGGCCGCGATCAAGACCGAGACCAATGGCAAGTTCGACCTGCAAATCTTCCCGAACAACCAGCTCGGCGCCGATACGGACGTTTTGAGCCAGCTTCGTTCCGGCGGCGTCGAGTTTTTCACGATGTCCGGGCTGATCCTGGCGACGCTGGTGCCGGCGGCGTCGATCAATGGCATGGGCTTCGCGTTCCCGGATTATCCGACCGTCTGGAAGGCCATGGACGGCGATTTGGGCGCCTATGTGCGTAAGGAAGTTGCCAAGGCGAATATCATCGCGTTCGAGAAGATCTGGGACAACGGCTTCCGCCAGACCACTTCTTCGACCAAGCCGATCACGGGGCCGGGCGACTATAAAGGCTTCAAGATCCGCGTGCCGGTATCGCCGCTGTGGACCTCGATGTTCAAGGCGTTCGATGCAGCGCCCGCCTCCATTAACTTCAACGAGGTCTATTCGGCGCTTCAGACCAAAATCGTCGAGGGCCAGGAAAACCCGCTGGCGCTGATTTCGACCGCCAAGCTCTACGAAGTGCAGAAGTTCTGCTCGCTCACCAACCATATGTGGGACGGCTACTGGTTCCTGGCCAACCGCCGCGCGCTGGAAGCTTTGTCGCCGGATATACGTACGGTCGTCGAGAAGAACGTCAACGCGGCGGCGCTGAAGGCCCGTGTCGACACCGAGAAGCTGAATGCGACCGTCCGGGAAGACCTCGCGGCCAAAGGATTGACCTTCAATCAGCCCGATCTCACACCGTTCCGGGAGAAACTGCGTGCCGCCGGTTTCTATTCCGAATGGAAGACGAAATACGGCGAAGAGGCGTGGGCGATCCTGGAGAAATCCGTCGGCAAACTGTCGTAG